One Brachyspira suanatina DNA segment encodes these proteins:
- a CDS encoding GTP 3',8-cyclase MoaA, protein MLDSFNREINYIRVSVTDRCNLRCVYCMPEDGIIKKTHSQILSYEQIYNVVKEASELGVKKVRITGGEPLVRKNIDELVSMIRTIDKVEIIAMTTNAVFLGSIAEKLKNAGLDSINISLDTLDSERYKYITRGGSIYDAMKGIKKASELGFQLKINVVVYDDKSREELPLLKKYAESINAKLQTIEYYNLNSQKKDSIDYDRPARCKYCNRIRLLSDGYLLSCLHSNIKFKVDFDDIRGSIIKCIEGKPENGAYSDAESLSMIGG, encoded by the coding sequence ATGTTAGATTCCTTTAATAGAGAAATAAATTATATACGAGTTTCTGTTACCGACAGATGCAATTTAAGATGTGTATATTGTATGCCTGAAGACGGTATTATAAAAAAAACACATAGTCAAATTTTAAGCTATGAACAAATATACAATGTAGTTAAAGAGGCTTCTGAATTAGGAGTAAAAAAGGTTAGAATAACAGGAGGCGAGCCTTTAGTAAGAAAGAATATTGATGAGCTTGTATCTATGATTAGAACTATAGATAAAGTAGAGATAATAGCTATGACTACTAATGCAGTTTTTCTTGGCAGTATAGCAGAGAAATTAAAAAATGCAGGGCTTGATTCAATAAATATATCCCTTGATACTTTAGACAGTGAAAGATATAAATATATTACTAGAGGCGGAAGTATATACGATGCTATGAAAGGAATAAAAAAAGCTTCTGAATTAGGCTTTCAATTAAAGATTAATGTTGTTGTTTATGATGACAAAAGCAGAGAAGAATTGCCATTATTAAAAAAATATGCTGAGAGTATAAATGCTAAACTTCAAACTATTGAGTATTATAATCTTAATAGTCAAAAAAAAGATTCTATAGATTATGACAGACCTGCTAGATGTAAATACTGCAATAGAATAAGATTATTATCTGACGGATATTTACTCAGCTGTTTGCATAGCAATATAAAATTTAAAGTTGATTTTGATGATATTAGAGGCTCTATAATAAAATGTATTGAAGGAAAGCCTGAAAATGGTGCTTATAGTGATGCTGAATCATTAAGTATGATAGGCGGTTAA
- a CDS encoding molybdopterin molybdotransferase MoeA: MARTFLHPNEALELVLKNSEDYGNEKISVLDSYNRVLVDDVHALNDDPPFSKSSMDGYAYKKEDENKNSYVLIEDKIIYAGLCDKIEVKSGECVKIMTGAMIPENCDAVHRVEWVEEKKEKKENGKTIINFTKKEITNNVIKKGNNKKSGDKILDKKILLPKDVAILSGFGYSNIEVKKKINTAVISTGNEIANIGESLKEGQIYDANAPMLVARTSALSCSSKFYGKVNDDEKEIKEILYKALEENDIVLISGGVSMGDFDYVHKELLELGVNQIFHGVAMKPGKPLFFGKLGKKAVFALPGNTVSSFMTFEIMVKPYILNCLGVNYDTNYIKAVISEDFKRKDTERLEYIPVHLFFDDTRLLVKLIKYNNSSMISSFSEANGILKIDIGISDIVKGSIVDVRFL, translated from the coding sequence TATGGTAATGAAAAAATATCAGTGCTTGATTCTTATAACAGAGTTTTGGTTGATGATGTTCATGCTTTGAATGATGATCCTCCTTTTAGTAAATCTTCTATGGACGGATATGCTTATAAAAAAGAAGATGAAAATAAAAATAGTTATGTTTTAATTGAAGATAAAATTATATATGCAGGACTTTGCGATAAAATTGAAGTTAAAAGCGGGGAATGTGTAAAAATAATGACAGGTGCTATGATTCCTGAAAATTGCGATGCAGTTCATAGAGTAGAGTGGGTAGAAGAAAAAAAAGAAAAAAAAGAAAATGGCAAAACAATTATAAATTTCACTAAAAAAGAAATAACTAATAATGTAATAAAAAAAGGCAATAATAAAAAATCCGGAGATAAAATATTAGATAAAAAAATACTTTTGCCTAAAGATGTTGCTATACTTTCAGGATTTGGTTATTCTAATATAGAAGTAAAGAAGAAAATAAATACTGCTGTAATATCTACAGGTAATGAAATAGCAAATATAGGAGAAAGTTTAAAAGAAGGACAGATATACGATGCTAATGCCCCAATGCTTGTTGCTAGAACTTCAGCTTTATCCTGCAGTAGTAAATTTTATGGAAAAGTAAATGATGATGAAAAAGAGATAAAAGAAATATTATATAAGGCATTAGAAGAAAATGATATTGTTCTTATAAGCGGCGGAGTGTCTATGGGAGATTTTGATTATGTTCATAAAGAGTTATTAGAGCTTGGAGTTAATCAAATATTTCATGGTGTTGCTATGAAGCCTGGAAAACCTTTGTTCTTTGGTAAATTAGGTAAAAAGGCAGTGTTTGCTTTACCTGGTAATACAGTTTCTTCTTTTATGACTTTTGAAATAATGGTTAAACCTTATATATTAAATTGTTTAGGTGTTAATTATGATACTAATTATATAAAGGCTGTAATTAGTGAAGACTTTAAAAGAAAAGACACAGAAAGACTAGAGTATATACCTGTTCATTTGTTTTTTGATGATACAAGATTATTAGTTAAACTTATAAAATATAATAATTCTTCTATGATATCATCATTTTCTGAAGCTAATGGTATATTAAAAATAGATATTGGAATTTCTGATATTGTCAAGGGAAGTATAGTTGATGTTAGATTCCTTTAA
- a CDS encoding methyl-accepting chemotaxis protein — MLGNNKSGIGNNSLIFKFLIPYMAALFIICVAIYIAYFPQYKTRFLNSNKYNTYNISSEIENNISSLYGKINIFYSYVEKEVNRDNLLNVFKNIINNEPDLINIFYADTIPYKDGGTVLNTVGQLPNDYDQTSREWYKNAIASREIVVSEPYVDVVTKSIVVTFSKTIYVNGQISGVVGIDVDFSKIISSGLEEAKKYNYNLNIINKDGLYIYNQNENYILKENIFNNKEISPYKNDIMNNNNYAWIDKKLSYISSKIKNSNWNIIVSLDNKELNSSLLKLLILIISVFIILSAIEATLVIVIAKPISNTLDNTISIIKSMSKGNFNTHFDEKELNKKDQTGDVIRALNDMQNKLGDIIYSMKDNINGINSSVNIITNGSIDLSDRSTSQASSLEELTRSVEFVFSSLKETAENAGNAKNMSEKVSDATRNGVNAINATSENMALISEASKKISDITKIIESIAFQTNILALNASVEAARAGDQGKGFAVVASEVRNLAINVGNAAKDITAIANETIEKIQNGSASVQASSYILNQIETSVNDVLTLLTEISSAIIEEENSLSQINTAVIEINRITQDTSKIASDGANASKDVLDKSNNIVDQVSYFHFN; from the coding sequence ATGTTGGGTAATAATAAAAGCGGTATTGGAAATAATAGTTTAATATTTAAATTTTTAATACCATATATGGCGGCATTATTTATAATTTGTGTAGCAATATATATTGCATATTTTCCTCAGTATAAAACAAGATTTTTAAATTCCAATAAATATAATACATATAATATTTCATCGGAAATAGAAAATAATATTTCTTCTTTATACGGAAAAATAAATATATTTTATTCTTATGTAGAAAAGGAAGTAAATAGGGATAACTTATTAAACGTATTTAAAAATATTATAAACAATGAGCCTGATTTAATAAATATATTTTATGCTGATACAATACCATATAAAGATGGAGGAACAGTATTAAATACAGTTGGGCAGCTGCCAAACGACTATGATCAAACATCAAGAGAATGGTATAAAAATGCTATAGCTTCAAGAGAAATAGTAGTATCTGAACCTTATGTAGATGTTGTTACTAAATCTATTGTAGTAACTTTTTCAAAAACTATATATGTTAATGGTCAAATCAGCGGTGTAGTAGGAATAGATGTAGATTTTTCTAAAATTATATCTTCAGGTTTAGAAGAAGCAAAAAAATATAACTATAATTTAAATATTATAAATAAAGATGGATTGTATATATATAATCAAAATGAAAACTATATATTAAAAGAAAATATTTTTAATAATAAAGAAATATCTCCATACAAAAATGATATTATGAATAATAATAATTACGCTTGGATAGATAAAAAATTATCATATATATCATCAAAAATAAAAAATAGTAATTGGAATATAATTGTAAGTTTAGATAATAAAGAATTAAATTCATCATTATTAAAATTACTTATACTAATAATATCTGTATTTATAATATTATCAGCAATAGAAGCTACATTAGTAATAGTTATAGCAAAACCTATATCAAACACATTGGATAATACGATTTCTATAATAAAATCTATGTCAAAAGGTAATTTCAATACTCATTTTGATGAAAAAGAATTAAATAAAAAAGATCAAACTGGTGATGTAATAAGAGCTCTTAATGATATGCAAAATAAACTCGGTGATATTATTTACAGCATGAAAGATAATATAAATGGAATTAATAGCTCTGTTAATATTATTACAAATGGCAGTATAGACTTATCTGACAGATCTACATCACAGGCTAGTTCTTTGGAAGAATTAACTAGATCCGTAGAATTTGTATTTTCATCATTAAAAGAAACTGCTGAAAATGCAGGAAACGCAAAAAATATGAGTGAAAAAGTATCAGATGCTACAAGAAACGGAGTAAATGCTATAAATGCTACATCAGAAAATATGGCTTTAATATCCGAGGCTAGTAAAAAGATTTCAGACATAACAAAAATAATAGAATCAATAGCTTTCCAAACTAATATATTAGCTTTGAATGCATCTGTTGAAGCTGCAAGAGCTGGAGATCAAGGAAAAGGATTTGCTGTAGTTGCAAGCGAAGTAAGAAATCTTGCCATAAATGTTGGAAATGCTGCCAAAGATATTACTGCAATAGCTAATGAAACTATTGAAAAAATACAGAATGGAAGTGCATCTGTTCAGGCTTCATCATATATACTTAATCAAATAGAAACATCTGTTAATGATGTACTAACATTATTAACAGAAATATCAAGTGCTATCATAGAAGAAGAAAATAGCCTATCACAAATCAATACTGCTGTTATAGAAATTAATAGAATAACTCAGGACACTTCTAAAATAGCTAGTGATGGAGCAAATGCAAGTAAAGATGTACTTGATAAATCTAATAATATAGTTGATCAAGTTTCTTATTTCCATTTCAATTAA
- the moaC gene encoding cyclic pyranopterin monophosphate synthase MoaC produces the protein MNDKLTHIDESGNANMVDVGDKDIVKRTAEATGKIYLSKETLKLIEENNIKKGDVISVARIAGIMGAKHTSELIPLCHNINIEKVSLYFTLEEDGIVIKSYCRCSYKTGIEMEALTAVSVAALTIWDMCKAVDKNMRISDITLLSKTKS, from the coding sequence ATGAATGATAAGTTAACACATATAGACGAAAGCGGTAATGCCAATATGGTTGATGTTGGAGATAAAGATATTGTAAAAAGAACTGCAGAAGCTACAGGAAAAATATATTTATCAAAAGAGACACTAAAATTGATAGAAGAAAATAATATAAAGAAAGGTGATGTCATATCTGTTGCTAGGATTGCAGGAATAATGGGAGCAAAACATACTTCTGAGCTTATACCTTTATGTCATAATATCAATATAGAAAAGGTATCTTTATACTTTACTTTAGAAGAAGACGGAATAGTTATAAAATCTTATTGCCGATGCAGTTATAAAACAGGTATAGAGATGGAAGCTTTAACAGCAGTTAGTGTTGCTGCTCTTACAATATGGGATATGTGCAAAGCTGTTGATAAGAATATGAGAATATCTGATATTACTTTATTATCAAAAACTAAAAGTTAA
- a CDS encoding peptide ABC transporter substrate-binding protein: MIKLLKSVIFSFTIFLFAISCGGRSSKYEEGVLRLNVGPEPQTIDPTLNSAIDGSMYIIHAFEGLATKDKQGKIIGGVAESWDISDNGTKYVFHIRSNAKWSDGKPVTANDFVYSWRRATDPKTAANYSYQMEPLKNAKKITAGEMPVDSLGVKALDDNTLEVTLEAPIPYFDQLMAYPVYFPLRQDIIEANPDSWTMSPETYIGNGPFKMTERSIDDRIVMEVNTNYWNVSAIVPKKLIFVLMDNGTSVVAGIKEGSIYFSDRVPTQDMDVLKEEGYLQIKPYLALYYYSLNNTNDTLKDVRVRKALSLAIDRNYIVEQVTRGGQIPAAAVVPALISDVSGSFRTNGGDYYSLKPEDYTKNVEEAKKLLAEAGYPDGQGFPVLDFKTNPGEHTSIFEAIQQMWKNNLGIDSTISSEEWAVFQQTRLDKSYVIARNAWVGDYDDPMTFLGMFLSHSAQNAEGYNNPQYDTLLAQASSIGDNNVRMPILHKAEDLFMSEMPIIPLYFYTLPVLVNPNLKDVQYDVLGKHKFFYAYLENSEN; the protein is encoded by the coding sequence ATGATTAAACTTTTAAAATCTGTAATTTTTTCTTTTACTATATTTCTATTTGCAATTTCTTGCGGAGGCAGAAGCTCTAAATATGAAGAAGGAGTATTAAGACTTAATGTTGGTCCAGAGCCTCAAACTATAGACCCTACATTAAATTCCGCTATAGATGGAAGTATGTATATTATACATGCTTTTGAAGGACTTGCAACAAAAGATAAGCAAGGTAAAATAATTGGAGGAGTTGCTGAGAGTTGGGATATTAGTGATAATGGTACTAAATATGTATTTCATATTAGAAGCAATGCCAAATGGTCAGATGGAAAACCTGTAACAGCAAATGATTTTGTGTATAGCTGGAGAAGAGCAACTGATCCTAAAACTGCTGCTAATTATAGTTATCAAATGGAGCCTTTGAAAAATGCTAAAAAAATTACAGCAGGTGAAATGCCTGTTGATTCATTAGGTGTTAAGGCTTTAGATGATAATACATTAGAAGTAACATTAGAAGCACCTATACCATATTTTGATCAGCTTATGGCTTATCCGGTTTATTTTCCTTTAAGACAGGATATCATAGAAGCTAATCCTGATAGTTGGACTATGAGTCCTGAAACTTACATAGGAAACGGTCCTTTTAAAATGACTGAAAGATCTATCGATGATAGGATAGTTATGGAAGTTAATACTAATTATTGGAATGTTTCAGCTATAGTACCTAAAAAATTAATATTTGTTTTAATGGATAATGGAACATCTGTAGTAGCAGGTATTAAAGAAGGTTCTATATATTTTTCTGATAGAGTTCCTACTCAAGATATGGATGTTTTAAAAGAGGAAGGATATTTACAAATCAAACCTTATTTAGCACTTTATTATTATAGCTTAAATAATACTAATGATACTTTAAAAGATGTGAGAGTTCGTAAAGCATTATCTTTGGCTATAGATAGAAATTATATAGTAGAGCAGGTTACAAGAGGCGGACAGATTCCAGCTGCTGCAGTTGTACCAGCTTTAATATCAGATGTTAGCGGAAGTTTTAGAACGAATGGTGGTGATTATTACAGTCTAAAACCAGAAGATTATACTAAAAATGTAGAAGAAGCTAAAAAATTATTAGCAGAAGCAGGATATCCTGATGGTCAAGGTTTTCCTGTATTAGATTTTAAAACTAATCCCGGAGAGCATACTTCTATATTTGAAGCTATACAGCAGATGTGGAAAAATAATTTAGGAATAGACAGCACAATATCAAGCGAAGAATGGGCAGTATTCCAACAAACTCGTTTGGATAAATCTTATGTGATTGCTAGAAACGCTTGGGTTGGAGATTACGATGACCCTATGACATTTTTAGGTATGTTCTTAAGCCATAGTGCTCAAAATGCTGAAGGTTATAATAATCCTCAATATGATACATTATTAGCACAGGCTTCTTCTATAGGTGATAATAATGTAAGAATGCCTATACTTCATAAAGCTGAAGATTTATTTATGTCTGAAATGCCTATCATACCTTTATATTTTTATACTTTACCTGTACTTGTTAATCCTAATTTGAAAGATGTGCAGTATGATGTTTTAGGTAAACATAAATTTTTCTATGCTTATTTAGAGAATAGTGAAAATTAA